The Macrococcoides canis genome has a window encoding:
- a CDS encoding competence protein CoiA, which translates to MIQAMNSNGELVQAQFAARNQHYYCPVCQQKVVLRRGDMKIPHFSHISTHDCFSNVYRKESLRHLQGKYMLYRMFGAHQASLEYFISEIEQIPDILLNEGVALELQLPVIPARIVASRTAGYQSLGMKVCWITDYTSLKLEEDILTLNYFQQSLIYYPSHTLFVTDIARETLYALKIQQVLGRFKYKVVQFTVHSKGELFHHMTYSVLNLSHMVMNDRDVQQHIRNCIAKRSVLEPTLSALYQLNICKDHIPLHYRIILPEQMLMNAHPIYWQLELERMVHRDLFSLEAFNSILNFHPVVKCYSHELSLCTHILQKYYRISKQIRANSAEK; encoded by the coding sequence TTGATTCAGGCAATGAATAGCAATGGAGAATTAGTACAAGCACAGTTTGCAGCGCGTAATCAACATTATTATTGCCCGGTATGTCAGCAGAAGGTAGTGCTGAGAAGAGGGGATATGAAGATTCCTCATTTCTCGCATATTTCGACACACGATTGTTTCAGCAACGTCTACCGTAAAGAGTCGCTCAGACATCTGCAAGGAAAGTATATGCTTTACCGTATGTTCGGAGCGCATCAAGCATCTCTTGAATACTTTATCAGCGAGATTGAGCAGATTCCTGACATTCTGCTGAACGAAGGGGTTGCATTAGAACTTCAGCTGCCTGTAATTCCTGCACGGATAGTTGCAAGCAGGACAGCAGGCTATCAGTCGCTCGGTATGAAAGTGTGCTGGATTACCGATTATACGTCGCTTAAGTTAGAGGAAGATATACTCACATTGAATTATTTTCAGCAGTCATTGATCTATTATCCGTCACATACTTTGTTTGTCACAGATATTGCAAGGGAGACACTTTATGCACTGAAGATTCAGCAGGTGCTGGGCCGCTTTAAATATAAGGTAGTGCAGTTTACAGTGCATTCAAAGGGAGAGCTCTTTCATCATATGACGTATTCAGTTCTGAACTTGTCACATATGGTGATGAACGACAGAGACGTGCAGCAGCATATTAGAAACTGTATCGCGAAACGCTCTGTGTTAGAACCGACCTTAAGTGCACTTTACCAGCTGAATATTTGTAAGGACCATATCCCTTTGCATTATCGTATCATTCTGCCGGAGCAGATGCTGATGAATGCACATCCGATCTACTGGCAGCTGGAACTGGAACGTATGGTTCATCGTGATTTGTTTTCATTAGAAGCATTCAATTCGATACTGAATTTTCATCCTGTTGTGAAGTGTTATAGTCATGAACTTTCTTTATGCACCCACATTCTACAAAAATATTATCGGATATCGAAGCAAATACGTGCAAATTCTGCGGAAAAATGA